The following are encoded together in the Equus quagga isolate Etosha38 chromosome 15, UCLA_HA_Equagga_1.0, whole genome shotgun sequence genome:
- the ZNF76 gene encoding zinc finger protein 76 isoform X1 has product MESLGLQTVTLSDGTTAYVQQAVKGEKLLEGQVIQLEDGTTAYIHQVTVQKEPLSFEDGQPVQLEDGSMAYIHHTPKEGYDPNALEAVQLEDGSTAYIHHPVAVPSDSTILAVQTEVGLEDLAAEDDEGFSTDTVVALEQYASKVLHDSQAPHNGKGQQVGDRAFRCGYKGCGRLYTTAHHLKVHERAHTGDRPYRCDFPSCGKAFATGYGLKSHVRTHTGEKPYKCPEELCSKAFKTSGDLQKHVRTHTGERPFRCPFEGCGRSFTTSNIRKVHVRTHTGERPYTCPEPHCGRGFTSATNYKNHVRIHTGEKPYVCTVPGCGKRFTEYSSLYKHHVVHTHCKPYTCSTCGKTYRQTSTLAMHKRSAHGELEATEESEQALYEQQQLEAASAAEESPPPKRPRIAYLSEVKEEGDDISAQVAMVTEEDGAPQVALITQDGAQQVSLSPEDLQALGSAISMVTQHGSTTLTIPSHDDDLATSGTHTVTMVSADGTQTQPVTIITSGAVVAEDSSVASLHHQQVALLATANGTHIAVQLEEQQTLEEAISVATAAMQRGAVTLETTESESGC; this is encoded by the exons ATGGAGAGCTTGGGGCTGCAGACGGTGACCCTCAGTGATGGGACGACGGCCTACGTCCAGCAAGCTGTCAAAG GGGAGAAGCTGCTTGAAGGGCAGGTGATCCAGCTCGAGGATGGGACTACGGCATACATTCACCAAGTGACGGTGCAGAAAG AACCTCTTTCCTTTGAGGATGGACAGCCTGTGCAGCTGGAAGATGGCAGCATGGCCTACATACACCACACACCCAAAG AGGGCTATGACCCCAACGCCCTGGAAGCCGTCCAGCTGGAAGACGGCTCCACTGCCTACATTCACCACCCTGTGGCTGTGCCGTCAGACAGCACCATCCTGGCCGTGCAGACAGAGGTGGGCTTGGAGGACCTAGCCGCAGAGGATGACGAGGGCTTCAGCACAGACACAGTGGTGGCCCTGGAGCAGTATGCCAGCAAG GTTCTGCACGACAGCCAGGCTCCCCATAATGGCAAAGGGCAGCAAGTTGGGGACAGAGCATTCCGCTGTGGCTACAAGGGCTGCGGGCGTCTCTACACCACTGCTCATCACTTAAAG GTACATGAAAGAGCTCATACTGGTGACCGTCCATACAGGTGTGATTTCCCCAGCTGCGGAAAGGCCTTTGCCACAG GTTATGGACTGAAGAGCCACGTGCGCACCCACACTGGTGAGAAGCCATACAAGTGCCCAGAGGAGCTGTGCAGCAAGGCCTTCAAGACCTCAGGAGACCTGCAGAAGCACGTCCGGACCCACACCG GTGAACGCCCATTCCGGTGCCCCTTCGAGGGCTGCGGCCGCTCCTTCACCACATCTAATATCCGCAAGGTACATGTGCGCACCCACACGGGCGAGCGGCCCTACACCTGCCCCGAGCCCCACTGTGGCCGTGGCTTCACCAGCGCCACCAACTACAAGAATCACGTGCGCATTCACACAG GGGAGAAGCCATACGTTTGCACGGTGCCAGGCTGCGGGAAGCGCTTCACCGAGTACTCGAGCCTGTATAAGCACCATGTGGTGCACACACACTGCAAGCCCTACACCTGCAGCACCTGCGGCAAGACCTACCGGCAGACCTCCACCCTGGCCATGCACAAGCGCAGTGCCCACGGCGAGCTGGAGGCCACGGAGGAGAGCGAGCAGGCCCTTTATGAGCAGCAGCAGCTCGAGG CCGCCTCTGCAGCCGAGGAGAGCCCGCCACCCAAACGACCCCGCATTGCTTACCTTTCGGAGGTGAAAGAAGAGGGTGATGACATCTCAGCCCAAGTGGCCATGGtgacagaggaagatggggccCCCCAGGTGGCTCTCATCACTCAGGATGGTGCCCAGCAG GTCAGCCTGTCCCCAGAAGATTTGCAGGCCCTGGGGAGTGCCATCAGTATGGTGACACAGCATGGCAGCACCACCCTCACCATCCCCAGTCATGACGATGACCTTGCCACATCTGGCACACATACAGTCACCATGGTCAGCGCTGATGGCACCCAGACGCAGCCC GTCACAATCATTACCTCCGGGGCTGTGGTGGCCGAGGACTCAAGTGTAGCATCCCTTCATCATCAACAGGTGGCGCTGTTGGCCACAGCCAACGGAACACACATTGCTGTGCAG CTGGAGGAGCAGCAGACCTTAGAGGAGGCCATCAGCGTGGCCACTGCTGCCATGCAGCGGGGGGCCGTGACCCTGGAGACCACAGAGTCAGAGAGCGGCTGCTGA
- the ZNF76 gene encoding zinc finger protein 76 isoform X3, protein MESLGLQTVTLSDGTTAYVQQAVKGEKLLEGQVIQLEDGTTAYIHQVTVQKEGYDPNALEAVQLEDGSTAYIHHPVAVPSDSTILAVQTEVGLEDLAAEDDEGFSTDTVVALEQYASKVLHDSQAPHNGKGQQVGDRAFRCGYKGCGRLYTTAHHLKVHERAHTGDRPYRCDFPSCGKAFATGYGLKSHVRTHTGEKPYKCPEELCSKAFKTSGDLQKHVRTHTGERPFRCPFEGCGRSFTTSNIRKVHVRTHTGERPYTCPEPHCGRGFTSATNYKNHVRIHTGEKPYVCTVPGCGKRFTEYSSLYKHHVVHTHCKPYTCSTCGKTYRQTSTLAMHKRSAHGELEATEESEQALYEQQQLEAASAAEESPPPKRPRIAYLSEVKEEGDDISAQVAMVTEEDGAPQVALITQDGAQQVSLSPEDLQALGSAISMVTQHGSTTLTIPSHDDDLATSGTHTVTMVSADGTQTQPVTIITSGAVVAEDSSVASLHHQQVALLATANGTHIAVQLEEQQTLEEAISVATAAMQRGAVTLETTESESGC, encoded by the exons ATGGAGAGCTTGGGGCTGCAGACGGTGACCCTCAGTGATGGGACGACGGCCTACGTCCAGCAAGCTGTCAAAG GGGAGAAGCTGCTTGAAGGGCAGGTGATCCAGCTCGAGGATGGGACTACGGCATACATTCACCAAGTGACGGTGCAGAAAG AGGGCTATGACCCCAACGCCCTGGAAGCCGTCCAGCTGGAAGACGGCTCCACTGCCTACATTCACCACCCTGTGGCTGTGCCGTCAGACAGCACCATCCTGGCCGTGCAGACAGAGGTGGGCTTGGAGGACCTAGCCGCAGAGGATGACGAGGGCTTCAGCACAGACACAGTGGTGGCCCTGGAGCAGTATGCCAGCAAG GTTCTGCACGACAGCCAGGCTCCCCATAATGGCAAAGGGCAGCAAGTTGGGGACAGAGCATTCCGCTGTGGCTACAAGGGCTGCGGGCGTCTCTACACCACTGCTCATCACTTAAAG GTACATGAAAGAGCTCATACTGGTGACCGTCCATACAGGTGTGATTTCCCCAGCTGCGGAAAGGCCTTTGCCACAG GTTATGGACTGAAGAGCCACGTGCGCACCCACACTGGTGAGAAGCCATACAAGTGCCCAGAGGAGCTGTGCAGCAAGGCCTTCAAGACCTCAGGAGACCTGCAGAAGCACGTCCGGACCCACACCG GTGAACGCCCATTCCGGTGCCCCTTCGAGGGCTGCGGCCGCTCCTTCACCACATCTAATATCCGCAAGGTACATGTGCGCACCCACACGGGCGAGCGGCCCTACACCTGCCCCGAGCCCCACTGTGGCCGTGGCTTCACCAGCGCCACCAACTACAAGAATCACGTGCGCATTCACACAG GGGAGAAGCCATACGTTTGCACGGTGCCAGGCTGCGGGAAGCGCTTCACCGAGTACTCGAGCCTGTATAAGCACCATGTGGTGCACACACACTGCAAGCCCTACACCTGCAGCACCTGCGGCAAGACCTACCGGCAGACCTCCACCCTGGCCATGCACAAGCGCAGTGCCCACGGCGAGCTGGAGGCCACGGAGGAGAGCGAGCAGGCCCTTTATGAGCAGCAGCAGCTCGAGG CCGCCTCTGCAGCCGAGGAGAGCCCGCCACCCAAACGACCCCGCATTGCTTACCTTTCGGAGGTGAAAGAAGAGGGTGATGACATCTCAGCCCAAGTGGCCATGGtgacagaggaagatggggccCCCCAGGTGGCTCTCATCACTCAGGATGGTGCCCAGCAG GTCAGCCTGTCCCCAGAAGATTTGCAGGCCCTGGGGAGTGCCATCAGTATGGTGACACAGCATGGCAGCACCACCCTCACCATCCCCAGTCATGACGATGACCTTGCCACATCTGGCACACATACAGTCACCATGGTCAGCGCTGATGGCACCCAGACGCAGCCC GTCACAATCATTACCTCCGGGGCTGTGGTGGCCGAGGACTCAAGTGTAGCATCCCTTCATCATCAACAGGTGGCGCTGTTGGCCACAGCCAACGGAACACACATTGCTGTGCAG CTGGAGGAGCAGCAGACCTTAGAGGAGGCCATCAGCGTGGCCACTGCTGCCATGCAGCGGGGGGCCGTGACCCTGGAGACCACAGAGTCAGAGAGCGGCTGCTGA
- the ZNF76 gene encoding zinc finger protein 76 isoform X2: MESLGLQTVTLSDGTTAYVQQAVKGEKLLEGQVIQLEDGTTAYIHQVTVQKEPLSFEDGQPVQLEDGSMAYIHHTPKEGYDPNALEAVQLEDGSTAYIHHPVAVPSDSTILAVQTEVGLEDLAAEDDEGFSTDTVVALEQYASKVLHDSQAPHNGKGQQVGDRAFRCGYKGCGRLYTTAHHLKVHERAHTGDRPYRCDFPSCGKAFATGYGLKSHVRTHTGEKPYKCPEELCSKAFKTSGDLQKHVRTHTGERPFRCPFEGCGRSFTTSNIRKVHVRTHTGERPYTCPEPHCGRGFTSATNYKNHVRIHTGEKPYVCTVPGCGKRFTEYSSLYKHHVVHTHCKPYTCSTCGKTYRQTSTLAMHKRSAHGELEATEESEQALYEQQQLEAASAAEESPPPKRPRIAYLSEVKEEGDDISAQVAMVTEEDGAPQVALITQDGAQQVSLSPEDLQALGSAISMVTQHGSTTLTIPSHDDDLATSGTHTVTMVTIITSGAVVAEDSSVASLHHQQVALLATANGTHIAVQLEEQQTLEEAISVATAAMQRGAVTLETTESESGC, translated from the exons ATGGAGAGCTTGGGGCTGCAGACGGTGACCCTCAGTGATGGGACGACGGCCTACGTCCAGCAAGCTGTCAAAG GGGAGAAGCTGCTTGAAGGGCAGGTGATCCAGCTCGAGGATGGGACTACGGCATACATTCACCAAGTGACGGTGCAGAAAG AACCTCTTTCCTTTGAGGATGGACAGCCTGTGCAGCTGGAAGATGGCAGCATGGCCTACATACACCACACACCCAAAG AGGGCTATGACCCCAACGCCCTGGAAGCCGTCCAGCTGGAAGACGGCTCCACTGCCTACATTCACCACCCTGTGGCTGTGCCGTCAGACAGCACCATCCTGGCCGTGCAGACAGAGGTGGGCTTGGAGGACCTAGCCGCAGAGGATGACGAGGGCTTCAGCACAGACACAGTGGTGGCCCTGGAGCAGTATGCCAGCAAG GTTCTGCACGACAGCCAGGCTCCCCATAATGGCAAAGGGCAGCAAGTTGGGGACAGAGCATTCCGCTGTGGCTACAAGGGCTGCGGGCGTCTCTACACCACTGCTCATCACTTAAAG GTACATGAAAGAGCTCATACTGGTGACCGTCCATACAGGTGTGATTTCCCCAGCTGCGGAAAGGCCTTTGCCACAG GTTATGGACTGAAGAGCCACGTGCGCACCCACACTGGTGAGAAGCCATACAAGTGCCCAGAGGAGCTGTGCAGCAAGGCCTTCAAGACCTCAGGAGACCTGCAGAAGCACGTCCGGACCCACACCG GTGAACGCCCATTCCGGTGCCCCTTCGAGGGCTGCGGCCGCTCCTTCACCACATCTAATATCCGCAAGGTACATGTGCGCACCCACACGGGCGAGCGGCCCTACACCTGCCCCGAGCCCCACTGTGGCCGTGGCTTCACCAGCGCCACCAACTACAAGAATCACGTGCGCATTCACACAG GGGAGAAGCCATACGTTTGCACGGTGCCAGGCTGCGGGAAGCGCTTCACCGAGTACTCGAGCCTGTATAAGCACCATGTGGTGCACACACACTGCAAGCCCTACACCTGCAGCACCTGCGGCAAGACCTACCGGCAGACCTCCACCCTGGCCATGCACAAGCGCAGTGCCCACGGCGAGCTGGAGGCCACGGAGGAGAGCGAGCAGGCCCTTTATGAGCAGCAGCAGCTCGAGG CCGCCTCTGCAGCCGAGGAGAGCCCGCCACCCAAACGACCCCGCATTGCTTACCTTTCGGAGGTGAAAGAAGAGGGTGATGACATCTCAGCCCAAGTGGCCATGGtgacagaggaagatggggccCCCCAGGTGGCTCTCATCACTCAGGATGGTGCCCAGCAG GTCAGCCTGTCCCCAGAAGATTTGCAGGCCCTGGGGAGTGCCATCAGTATGGTGACACAGCATGGCAGCACCACCCTCACCATCCCCAGTCATGACGATGACCTTGCCACATCTGGCACACATACAGTCACCATG GTCACAATCATTACCTCCGGGGCTGTGGTGGCCGAGGACTCAAGTGTAGCATCCCTTCATCATCAACAGGTGGCGCTGTTGGCCACAGCCAACGGAACACACATTGCTGTGCAG CTGGAGGAGCAGCAGACCTTAGAGGAGGCCATCAGCGTGGCCACTGCTGCCATGCAGCGGGGGGCCGTGACCCTGGAGACCACAGAGTCAGAGAGCGGCTGCTGA
- the ZNF76 gene encoding zinc finger protein 76 isoform X4: MESLGLQTVTLSDGTTAYVQQAVKGEKLLEGQVIQLEDGTTAYIHQVTVQKEPLSFEDGQPVQLEDGSMAYIHHTPKEGYDPNALEAVQLEDGSTAYIHHPVAVPSDSTILAVQTEVGLEDLAAEDDEGFSTDTVVALEQYASKVLHDSQAPHNGKGQQVGDRAFRCGYKGCGRLYTTAHHLKVHERAHTGDRPYRCDFPSCGKAFATGYGLKSHVRTHTGEKPYKCPEELCSKAFKTSGDLQKHVRTHTGERPFRCPFEGCGRSFTTSNIRKVHVRTHTGERPYTCPEPHCGRGFTSATNYKNHVRIHTGEKPYVCTVPGCGKRFTEYSSLYKHHVVHTHCKPYTCSTCGKTYRQTSTLAMHKRSAHGELEATEESEQALYEQQQLEAASAAEESPPPKRPRIAYLSEVKEEGDDISAQVAMVTEEDGAPQVALITQDGAQQVSLSPEDLQALGSAISMVTQHGSTTLTIPSHDDDLATSGTHTVTMVSADGTQTQPV; encoded by the exons ATGGAGAGCTTGGGGCTGCAGACGGTGACCCTCAGTGATGGGACGACGGCCTACGTCCAGCAAGCTGTCAAAG GGGAGAAGCTGCTTGAAGGGCAGGTGATCCAGCTCGAGGATGGGACTACGGCATACATTCACCAAGTGACGGTGCAGAAAG AACCTCTTTCCTTTGAGGATGGACAGCCTGTGCAGCTGGAAGATGGCAGCATGGCCTACATACACCACACACCCAAAG AGGGCTATGACCCCAACGCCCTGGAAGCCGTCCAGCTGGAAGACGGCTCCACTGCCTACATTCACCACCCTGTGGCTGTGCCGTCAGACAGCACCATCCTGGCCGTGCAGACAGAGGTGGGCTTGGAGGACCTAGCCGCAGAGGATGACGAGGGCTTCAGCACAGACACAGTGGTGGCCCTGGAGCAGTATGCCAGCAAG GTTCTGCACGACAGCCAGGCTCCCCATAATGGCAAAGGGCAGCAAGTTGGGGACAGAGCATTCCGCTGTGGCTACAAGGGCTGCGGGCGTCTCTACACCACTGCTCATCACTTAAAG GTACATGAAAGAGCTCATACTGGTGACCGTCCATACAGGTGTGATTTCCCCAGCTGCGGAAAGGCCTTTGCCACAG GTTATGGACTGAAGAGCCACGTGCGCACCCACACTGGTGAGAAGCCATACAAGTGCCCAGAGGAGCTGTGCAGCAAGGCCTTCAAGACCTCAGGAGACCTGCAGAAGCACGTCCGGACCCACACCG GTGAACGCCCATTCCGGTGCCCCTTCGAGGGCTGCGGCCGCTCCTTCACCACATCTAATATCCGCAAGGTACATGTGCGCACCCACACGGGCGAGCGGCCCTACACCTGCCCCGAGCCCCACTGTGGCCGTGGCTTCACCAGCGCCACCAACTACAAGAATCACGTGCGCATTCACACAG GGGAGAAGCCATACGTTTGCACGGTGCCAGGCTGCGGGAAGCGCTTCACCGAGTACTCGAGCCTGTATAAGCACCATGTGGTGCACACACACTGCAAGCCCTACACCTGCAGCACCTGCGGCAAGACCTACCGGCAGACCTCCACCCTGGCCATGCACAAGCGCAGTGCCCACGGCGAGCTGGAGGCCACGGAGGAGAGCGAGCAGGCCCTTTATGAGCAGCAGCAGCTCGAGG CCGCCTCTGCAGCCGAGGAGAGCCCGCCACCCAAACGACCCCGCATTGCTTACCTTTCGGAGGTGAAAGAAGAGGGTGATGACATCTCAGCCCAAGTGGCCATGGtgacagaggaagatggggccCCCCAGGTGGCTCTCATCACTCAGGATGGTGCCCAGCAG GTCAGCCTGTCCCCAGAAGATTTGCAGGCCCTGGGGAGTGCCATCAGTATGGTGACACAGCATGGCAGCACCACCCTCACCATCCCCAGTCATGACGATGACCTTGCCACATCTGGCACACATACAGTCACCATGGTCAGCGCTGATGGCACCCAGACGCAGCCCGTATGA